In Eubalaena glacialis isolate mEubGla1 chromosome 2, mEubGla1.1.hap2.+ XY, whole genome shotgun sequence, a single genomic region encodes these proteins:
- the PLD4 gene encoding 5'-3' exonuclease PLD4 has translation MNAKAGPPEVRGTLALLCLSAVTLTYVLWQVLCSSTWRHVRPEEGPTASWGLGSSLAWAPLAGEAWRRQQNDSCRLVLVESIPQDLPPAAGSPSAQPLAQAWLQLLDAARESVHVASFYWSLTGSDTGVNDSSSQLGEALLQKLRQLLDRNVSLAVATSAPTLVRNSTDLQLLAARGAQVRHVPMGRLTGGVLHSKFWVVDGRHVYVGSANMDWRSLTQVKELGAIIYNCSRLAQDLEKTFQTYWVLGVPKAVLPKPWPRNFSSHINCFQPLRDYFDGVPTTAYFSASPPALCPHGRTRDLDALLAVMGGAREFIYASVMEYFPTTRFTHPARYWPALDTALRAAAVGGGVRVRLLVSCWRNTDPSMFPYLRSLQALSNPAANVSVDVKVFIVPVRNHSNIPFSRVNHSKFMVTEKAAYVGTSNWSEDYFSSTSGVGLVVSQRASSTQPGVTTVQEQLRQLFERDWSSRYAVGLDGQAQGQDCVWQG, from the exons ATGAACGCCAAGGCAGGACCCCCAGAG GTGCGGGGGACTCTGGCCCTGCTGTGCCTGAGCGCTGTGACCCTCACCTACGTGCTGTGGCAAGTGCTCTGTTCCTCCACCTGGCGCCACGTGCGCCCCGAGGAAGGGCCCACCGCGTCTTGGGGCCTTGGCTCCAGCCTGGCCTGGGCGCCCCTGGCAGGGGAGGCCTGGCGGCGTCAGCAGAACGACTCCTGCCG GCTTGTCCTCGTGGAAAGCATCCCCCAGGACCTGCCGCCTGCAGCAGGCAGCCCGtctgcccagcccctggcccaggCCTGGCTGCAGCTGCTGGACGCCGCCCGCGAGAGTGTCCATGTGGCCTCCTTCTACTGGTCCCTCACGGGGTCCGACACTGGGGTCAATGACTCGTCTTCCCAGCTG GGAGAGGCCCTTCTGCAGAAGCTGCGGCAGCTGCTGGACAGAAACGTTTCCCTGGCTGTGGCCACCAGCGCCCCGACACTGGTCCGGAACTCCACCGACCTGCAGCTCCTGGCGGCCCGAG GCGCCCAGGTGCGACATGTGCCCATGGGAAGGCTCACCGGCGGCGTTTTGCACTCCAAGTTCTGGGTCGTGGATGGGCGGCACGTCTATGTGGGCAGTGCCAACATGGACTGGCGGTCACTGACACAG GTGAAGGAGCTCGGCGCCATCATCTACAACTGCAGCCGCCTGGCCCAGGACCTGGAGAAGACCTTCCAGACCTACTGGGTGTTGGGGGTGCCGAAGGCTGTCCTCCCCAAACCCTGGCCTCGGAACTTCTCCTCCCACATCAACTGCTTCCAGCCCCTCCGGGACTACTTTGATGGGGTGCCCACCACTGCCTACTTCTCG GCATCGCCGCCCGCACTCTGCCCCCACGGCCGCACCCGGGACCTGGACGCGCTGCTGGCGGTGATGGGGGGCGCCCGGGAGTTCATCTATGCCTCGGTGATGGAGTATTTCCCCACCACACGCTTCACCCACCCCGCCAG GTACTGGCCGGCGCTGGACACGGCGCTGCGGGCGGCGGCCGTCGGCGGGGGCGTGCGCGTGCGCTTGCTGGTCAGCTGCTGGCGCAACACGGACCCCAGCATGTTCCCCTACCTGCGGTCCCTGCAAGCCCTCAGCAACCCCGCGGCCAACGTGTCCGTGGACGTG AAAGTCTTCATTGTGCCCGTGAGGAACCACTCCAACATCCCCTTCAGCAGGGTGAACCACAGCAAGTTCATGGTCACGGAGAAGGCGGCCTACGTAG GCACTTCCAACTGGTCTGAAGATTACTTCAGCAGCACCTCGGGTGTGGGCCTGGTGGTCAGCCAGAGGGCCTCCAGCACCCAGCCAGGGGTGACCACCGTGCAGGAGCAGCTGCGGCAACTCTTTGAGCGAGACTGGAGTTCCCGCTACGCTGTAGGCCTGGACGGACAGGCCCAGGGCCAGGACTGTGTTTGGCAGGGCTGA